The Salinibaculum sp. SYNS191 genome has a window encoding:
- the yqeC gene encoding selenium cofactor biosynthesis protein YqeC produces the protein MELTAALEAQDGLVCVVGAGGKKSTLYALADQLGRAVVTATVRIPIFDDHVAEVRVTEDPLAALAEVSDDAWPLGLVPERERTDRYRGYDPETVGAIAAAAPVGATLVKADGARVRELKAPGEREPQLPAATDVVVPIASVRVVGQPLTDEVVHRPERVAAITGLSIGEEIRPEHVGTVLASPEGGLKGVPEGATVIPLLNKVDDGEWEALAREIAAAIRGRADVPRVVLTKLIADEPLVAVVD, from the coding sequence ATGGAGCTGACAGCGGCACTCGAAGCGCAGGACGGACTCGTCTGTGTCGTCGGTGCGGGCGGCAAGAAGTCCACGCTGTACGCCCTCGCCGACCAGCTCGGCCGCGCGGTGGTGACCGCGACTGTCCGCATCCCGATCTTCGACGACCACGTCGCGGAAGTGCGCGTGACCGAGGACCCACTCGCCGCCCTCGCGGAGGTGAGCGACGACGCGTGGCCTCTCGGTCTGGTCCCCGAACGGGAACGGACGGACCGGTACCGCGGCTACGACCCCGAGACCGTGGGGGCGATCGCCGCAGCAGCCCCGGTCGGCGCGACCCTGGTCAAAGCCGACGGTGCGCGCGTCCGCGAGTTGAAAGCGCCTGGCGAGCGGGAACCACAGCTCCCGGCGGCGACCGACGTGGTCGTCCCAATAGCGAGCGTCCGGGTCGTCGGACAACCCCTGACCGACGAGGTGGTGCACCGACCGGAGCGCGTCGCCGCGATTACTGGCCTCTCAATCGGGGAGGAAATCCGGCCGGAACACGTCGGGACGGTGCTCGCCAGCCCCGAGGGCGGGCTGAAGGGCGTCCCCGAGGGCGCGACAGTGATTCCCCTTCTCAACAAGGTGGACGACGGGGAGTGGGAGGCGCTCGCGCGGGAGATCGCGGCCGCGATTCGCGGGCGGGCGGACGTCCCACGCGTCGTGTTGACGAAACTGATCGCCGACGAGCCGCTGGTCGCTGTCGTCGACTAG
- a CDS encoding ATP-binding protein has product MNWLFGVHVLSFTLAALACFGSIRRARQIDHLDTRRGLTGLLLSTGIWASANLGYLVVPSVPLKRACYILGLVAGLSAVGAWLYFAAVYTGRPPRNLPYRRLVVGVLLGLVLLKLTNPLHHLYFTAELTSSPFPHLAIEHGAIHWIAIGLAYALSFVGFFILLEHFQLSGTDTRPLTALVGLTALPVGFNIVGVFSPFLLAMTYEPIGVAAFALGVLFVYTDRFRTIHLAGEIDDPVIVLDQTDEIRDYNREARTLFPNLDGAIGDSLDATLPALSQEARSDTDRIQLGRNGETRYYRLVTNPFMAGETQTGRALVIADVTETEQYRQRLEQRTEQLEALNRVVRHDIRNDMDVILSWGDILKRDVDEEDEKTLKHVLRAADHTVELTKTAGDFVESLADEGRPELKPVALDERLLREVNTAREAYPDAQFDVPETIPSVTVQANEMLSSVFRNLLNNAVQHNQGDTPEITVTVEEQADSAIVRIADDGPGIPDHQRDDIFGKGEKGLDSEGTGIGLYLVQTLVGQFDGSVSVENNEPKGIVFVIELPKTSPHERAGG; this is encoded by the coding sequence GTGAACTGGCTTTTCGGCGTCCACGTCCTGAGTTTTACCCTCGCTGCTCTCGCGTGTTTCGGGAGTATTCGTCGTGCCCGGCAAATCGACCACCTCGACACGCGACGTGGGCTCACGGGCCTTCTCCTCTCGACTGGCATCTGGGCCAGCGCCAACCTCGGCTACCTCGTTGTCCCGTCTGTCCCGCTGAAACGGGCGTGCTATATCCTCGGGCTGGTCGCTGGGTTGAGCGCCGTCGGCGCGTGGCTCTATTTCGCCGCTGTCTATACGGGTCGGCCGCCGCGAAACCTCCCCTATCGTCGTCTCGTCGTCGGCGTCCTGCTCGGCCTCGTGTTGCTCAAACTCACGAATCCCCTCCACCACCTCTATTTCACCGCGGAGCTGACGTCGAGTCCGTTCCCCCACCTCGCAATCGAGCACGGGGCGATCCACTGGATTGCGATTGGCCTCGCATATGCACTCTCCTTCGTCGGCTTTTTCATACTCCTGGAGCACTTCCAGCTCTCTGGCACCGATACCCGTCCGCTCACCGCGCTCGTCGGTCTCACCGCCCTCCCGGTCGGGTTCAATATCGTGGGGGTGTTCAGCCCGTTTCTGCTCGCGATGACGTACGAACCGATCGGTGTCGCAGCCTTCGCTCTCGGTGTTCTGTTCGTCTACACCGATCGGTTTCGAACGATCCACCTCGCGGGAGAAATCGACGACCCGGTTATCGTCCTGGACCAGACCGACGAGATTCGCGACTACAACCGAGAGGCCAGGACGCTCTTTCCGAACCTCGACGGGGCAATCGGGGACTCTCTCGACGCAACCCTCCCAGCACTCTCGCAGGAGGCGAGGAGTGACACTGACCGAATCCAACTCGGCCGTAACGGCGAGACGCGGTACTATCGCCTCGTGACGAATCCCTTCATGGCCGGGGAGACCCAAACCGGCCGGGCACTCGTGATTGCCGACGTCACAGAGACCGAGCAGTATCGGCAACGCCTGGAACAGCGGACCGAACAACTCGAAGCCCTGAACCGTGTGGTGCGACACGACATCCGCAACGACATGGACGTCATTCTCAGCTGGGGTGATATCCTCAAGCGAGACGTCGACGAGGAGGACGAAAAGACCCTCAAACATGTACTCAGAGCAGCCGACCACACGGTCGAACTCACGAAAACCGCCGGCGATTTCGTCGAGTCGCTGGCCGACGAAGGACGGCCGGAACTGAAGCCAGTTGCCCTCGACGAACGTCTCCTGAGAGAGGTCAATACCGCACGTGAAGCGTACCCGGATGCACAGTTCGACGTCCCCGAGACGATTCCGTCGGTGACGGTACAGGCGAACGAAATGCTGTCGTCGGTCTTTCGGAACCTCCTGAACAACGCCGTCCAGCACAACCAGGGAGACACGCCCGAAATTACTGTGACGGTCGAGGAGCAGGCCGACTCGGCCATCGTTCGGATCGCCGACGACGGTCCCGGTATCCCTGACCACCAGCGAGACGATATCTTCGGGAAAGGCGAAAAGGGGCTGGACAGTGAGGGCACCGGCATCGGGCTCTACCTCGTCCAGACGCTGGTCGGACAGTTCGACGGGTCTGTCAGCGTCGAGAACAACGAGCCGAAGGGAATCGTCTTCGTCATCGAGTTGCCAAAGACCAGCCCACACGAGAGAGCAGGGGGATAG
- a CDS encoding HU family DNA-binding protein, giving the protein MASDTPRHTDGGLSKADAKRGLDAFVTSAATILNGGDSVGLGGFGSFSISKRSARTGRNPQTGREQTSRAKNEVKFKAGAELSKAVN; this is encoded by the coding sequence ATTGCGAGCGACACGCCACGTCACACAGACGGCGGCCTCTCGAAGGCGGATGCCAAACGAGGACTGGACGCCTTCGTAACGTCAGCAGCGACGATACTGAACGGCGGTGACAGCGTCGGACTGGGTGGATTCGGGTCGTTCAGCATCTCGAAGCGCTCGGCTCGCACTGGCCGAAACCCGCAGACTGGCCGCGAACAGACGAGTCGGGCGAAAAACGAGGTCAAGTTCAAGGCGGGTGCCGAGCTCTCCAAAGCAGTCAACTAG
- a CDS encoding helix-turn-helix transcriptional regulator, translating into MRFQPLQHTHLLAAVVFIAAILVLAVQLITPSPVMVSLGENGAQTTSVGEYFTYREAALLVVGAFVSGVSGTYLVFHDQAHVLSSTEQSATQANARPPTVPNGGTIQAPRAEGPADSSPPDTERWEATLERLTHNQETIYELLIEADGTLPQRQLVEETDLSKATVSRTLDKLEHRGLIERKRSGMGNTVHLQ; encoded by the coding sequence ATGCGTTTCCAGCCCCTCCAGCACACACACCTGCTGGCAGCGGTCGTGTTCATCGCTGCCATCCTCGTTCTTGCCGTCCAGTTGATTACCCCCTCGCCGGTGATGGTCTCGCTCGGAGAAAACGGCGCGCAGACGACGAGTGTGGGTGAGTATTTCACCTATCGCGAAGCGGCACTGCTCGTGGTCGGGGCGTTCGTCAGTGGCGTCAGCGGCACCTATCTCGTCTTTCACGACCAGGCACACGTGCTTTCATCCACAGAGCAGTCGGCGACGCAGGCGAACGCGCGCCCGCCCACGGTACCGAACGGCGGCACGATACAGGCTCCCCGGGCTGAGGGTCCCGCCGACAGTTCCCCGCCAGACACTGAGCGGTGGGAGGCGACACTCGAGAGGCTCACACACAATCAGGAAACGATCTACGAACTGCTGATCGAGGCCGATGGGACGCTCCCGCAGCGGCAACTCGTCGAGGAAACCGACCTCTCGAAGGCGACGGTCAGCCGAACGCTCGACAAGCTAGAACACCGTGGACTGATCGAGCGCAAACGGAGCGGTATGGGCAATACGGTCCACCTTCAGTAG
- a CDS encoding DUF3592 domain-containing protein: protein MNTEYIVVGLAAVVIGLGFAGFAWLQIVPYQEDRSNAEPVDATVISSEVVEVRNSEGQIQHSPQVTYRYTYEGTEYTSSSLYPNNGSMVGSESRAQEIADRYAERSTLTAYVNADNPNAAFLIDESAPLWYWAGPGIGVLLVLYGLYSTLQGIRGVDASSGNF, encoded by the coding sequence ATGAATACGGAGTATATCGTCGTCGGCCTCGCTGCGGTCGTCATCGGGCTGGGATTCGCCGGTTTCGCCTGGCTCCAGATCGTCCCGTATCAGGAAGACAGGAGCAACGCCGAACCTGTCGATGCCACCGTGATTTCGTCGGAGGTGGTCGAAGTCCGGAACAGCGAAGGCCAGATACAGCACTCGCCGCAGGTGACGTATCGCTACACGTACGAGGGGACCGAATACACGAGCAGTTCGCTCTACCCGAACAATGGCAGTATGGTGGGTTCCGAATCCCGAGCACAGGAGATCGCCGACCGATACGCGGAGAGGAGTACCCTCACCGCCTACGTGAACGCCGACAACCCGAACGCCGCGTTCCTGATCGACGAGAGCGCACCGCTGTGGTACTGGGCCGGCCCCGGTATCGGGGTGTTGCTGGTCCTGTACGGCCTGTACTCGACCCTGCAGGGGATTCGCGGCGTCGACGCGTCCTCGGGGAACTTCTGA
- a CDS encoding helix-turn-helix domain-containing protein, with translation MGLVAEFDIDCQALPLAGVAADVPDATLTLDMQFNHGHRPLFLVTVQDGSQTAIETALTDAYDVGEWTLVGQAGETRRYQTLPALSLEEQLGEHLDDLDGLEALATADAIIERIEVVPDGWRQTGWFADRDAFTAFASFWQGNAGFRVHRLTRDGESEPPGDGLTDRQHEALRIAYERGYFDIPRRASLEDVAGELDITPSSVSERLRRAQTQLIEETVATTWPPLPN, from the coding sequence ATGGGACTCGTCGCCGAATTCGATATCGACTGTCAGGCGTTGCCGCTCGCTGGAGTGGCTGCGGACGTCCCCGACGCGACGCTGACGCTCGACATGCAGTTCAATCACGGGCACCGACCCCTGTTTCTGGTCACCGTACAGGACGGGTCGCAGACGGCAATCGAGACCGCCCTCACGGACGCGTACGACGTGGGGGAGTGGACGCTCGTCGGGCAGGCCGGCGAGACCCGTCGCTATCAGACACTCCCGGCGCTCAGTCTGGAGGAGCAACTCGGTGAGCATCTCGACGACCTCGACGGGCTCGAAGCGCTCGCGACGGCCGATGCCATCATCGAGCGAATCGAGGTGGTACCGGACGGGTGGCGACAGACTGGCTGGTTCGCCGACCGGGACGCATTCACTGCGTTCGCCTCGTTCTGGCAGGGCAACGCTGGCTTCCGGGTACACAGACTCACGCGAGACGGGGAGTCCGAACCGCCGGGCGACGGACTGACCGACCGCCAGCACGAGGCACTCCGCATCGCCTACGAGCGGGGCTACTTCGACATCCCGCGGCGGGCCTCTCTGGAAGACGTTGCCGGGGAACTGGATATCACACCCTCCTCCGTCTCCGAGCGGTTGCGCCGGGCGCAAACCCAACTCATCGAGGAGACGGTGGCGACGACGTGGCCGCCACTCCCGAACTGA
- a CDS encoding ABC transporter ATP-binding protein, with the protein MALQQTRHRTDDETDSATRQTAIDAADVRVTYDDGTEAVRGVSLDVDEGEFFGFLGPNGAGKTTTIKTLVTLLYPTQGSVRINGYDTKTQPQAVRESIGYMAQETSIDLELTPRENLRVACRMYGVPKAERADRIEELLDLVDLRDVADRRAETFSGGMQKRLDTATVLVHRPPVVFLDEPTTGLDPEARLRVWNYFEEINERGTTVFLTTQYLEEANELCDRLAILQDGQITHTGTPAALKSAVGTETVTLALKEPSEENRRRAMNTVRQLNALDAAAIEPTADGLVVEADNARSATSELFTELAAADVTVTDFDVHAPTLDDVFLTLAGEEDVGESGVATDPASGQEVVR; encoded by the coding sequence ATGGCATTGCAACAGACGCGACACCGAACAGACGACGAGACGGACTCCGCGACCCGTCAGACTGCAATCGACGCAGCGGACGTCCGTGTAACGTACGACGACGGGACCGAAGCCGTCCGAGGCGTCTCTCTCGACGTCGACGAGGGCGAGTTCTTCGGCTTCCTCGGACCCAACGGGGCCGGCAAGACGACCACTATCAAGACCCTCGTCACGCTGCTGTACCCGACACAGGGGTCGGTACGAATCAACGGCTACGACACGAAGACACAGCCCCAGGCCGTACGCGAGTCCATCGGCTACATGGCACAGGAGACGAGTATCGACCTCGAACTCACGCCGCGCGAGAACCTGCGCGTCGCGTGCCGGATGTACGGCGTTCCGAAAGCGGAGCGAGCGGACCGCATCGAGGAGTTGCTCGACCTCGTCGACTTGCGAGACGTTGCGGACAGGCGGGCAGAGACGTTCTCGGGCGGGATGCAGAAGCGTCTCGATACCGCGACCGTCCTCGTCCATCGGCCCCCCGTGGTCTTCCTCGACGAGCCGACGACCGGTCTCGACCCCGAGGCGCGGCTCCGGGTCTGGAACTACTTCGAGGAGATCAACGAGCGGGGAACGACCGTGTTCCTCACGACGCAGTATCTCGAAGAAGCGAACGAACTGTGTGACCGCCTCGCCATCCTGCAAGACGGGCAGATCACCCACACCGGAACGCCGGCTGCACTCAAATCGGCCGTGGGGACGGAAACCGTCACACTGGCGCTGAAAGAGCCGTCCGAGGAGAACCGGCGCCGTGCGATGAACACCGTCCGTCAGCTCAACGCTCTCGACGCGGCGGCTATCGAACCGACCGCCGACGGCCTTGTCGTCGAAGCCGACAACGCCCGCTCGGCCACGAGCGAACTCTTCACCGAGCTGGCCGCGGCAGACGTCACGGTCACTGACTTCGACGTGCACGCACCGACGCTCGATGACGTCTTCCTCACGCTGGCCGGAGAAGAAGATGTGGGAGAGAGCGGAGTGGCCACTGACCCGGCGAGTGGTCAGGAGGTGGTTCGATGA
- a CDS encoding ABC transporter permease — MSGATDGRDTIESDSAQRASGNSSATDARISFKRWLVKTSRNPYVTFTSLVQPVIFFVLMAEVLGAIAGGALSQSLGGDVTYVTYLTPAIVIQSALAAAAVSGIGLVDDMETGMFDKTLLSPMNRAAMFVGKVLSEVVRITVQTGIILGLGYLLLALKPGASVTQYLQTGVGGVLGIFVVTVIFGGVFMAYSNIVALVTRDREATVMIANLLTFPLLFISSAFLPLEVLPGWIRAVAVANPITYGVDAIRALMLGQDVLSVFEVTAFTGLWNTVVPAIAVLLGFNLVLGGIAVRLLKRASRAEVQ, encoded by the coding sequence ATGAGCGGCGCGACCGACGGCCGGGACACCATCGAAAGCGACTCCGCACAGAGGGCATCGGGGAACAGTTCCGCAACCGACGCACGGATTAGCTTCAAACGGTGGCTCGTCAAAACGTCCCGCAATCCCTACGTGACGTTCACCTCGCTGGTCCAGCCGGTCATCTTCTTCGTCCTCATGGCCGAAGTCCTCGGCGCAATCGCGGGAGGTGCCCTGTCCCAGTCCCTGGGTGGTGACGTCACGTACGTGACGTATCTCACCCCCGCGATAGTAATTCAGTCGGCGCTGGCCGCCGCCGCCGTCTCCGGTATCGGGCTGGTAGACGACATGGAGACGGGAATGTTCGACAAGACGTTACTCTCCCCGATGAACCGGGCCGCGATGTTCGTCGGGAAAGTGCTGTCCGAGGTGGTTCGAATCACGGTCCAGACCGGAATTATTCTCGGTCTCGGGTACCTCCTGCTCGCTCTCAAGCCGGGAGCGTCTGTGACCCAGTACCTCCAGACGGGCGTGGGCGGCGTCCTCGGCATATTCGTCGTGACCGTCATCTTCGGTGGCGTCTTCATGGCGTACTCGAATATCGTCGCGCTCGTCACGCGTGACCGAGAAGCCACGGTGATGATCGCGAACCTGTTGACGTTCCCGCTCCTGTTCATTTCGAGCGCGTTCCTGCCGCTCGAGGTCCTCCCCGGCTGGATTCGGGCAGTCGCCGTCGCCAATCCCATCACGTACGGCGTCGACGCCATCCGGGCGCTCATGCTTGGACAGGACGTGCTGTCGGTCTTCGAGGTAACGGCGTTCACCGGACTCTGGAACACGGTCGTTCCCGCTATCGCCGTGCTCCTGGGATTCAACCTCGTTCTGGGCGGAATCGCGGTCCGTCTGCTCAAGCGGGCCTCCAGGGCCGAAGTGCAGTAA
- a CDS encoding twin-arginine translocation signal domain-containing protein has translation MNRRHFLGLVGAGVAGLAGCGSSSDEEPPTLNDGGDGTPTLSNPVYPFDAGSAADFEFEESDDGTVLIRVPVENTREKAYTAEMSLTVTVDGESRTVTETVQLAGNESTMVPVEIDADWDDWTPNFRDVSFSRGTPTDESG, from the coding sequence ATGAACCGCCGCCACTTCCTCGGCCTCGTCGGGGCCGGCGTCGCCGGCCTCGCTGGCTGTGGCAGCTCCAGCGACGAGGAGCCCCCCACGCTGAACGACGGGGGCGACGGCACGCCCACGCTTTCCAACCCCGTCTACCCCTTCGACGCCGGCTCGGCCGCCGACTTCGAGTTCGAGGAGAGCGACGACGGCACCGTCCTCATCCGCGTCCCGGTCGAGAACACTCGCGAGAAGGCATACACCGCCGAGATGTCGCTGACCGTCACGGTCGACGGGGAGTCCCGGACCGTGACCGAGACCGTCCAGCTGGCGGGCAACGAGAGCACCATGGTCCCCGTCGAAATCGACGCCGACTGGGACGACTGGACGCCGAACTTCCGGGACGTCTCCTTCTCCCGGGGCACGCCGACCGACGAGTCCGGTTAG